A DNA window from Pseudomonas sp. B21-056 contains the following coding sequences:
- a CDS encoding helix-turn-helix domain-containing protein produces the protein MDIQIITRDGEPEYAVLPWEQYQSLLKAAGIHQAPPQEATVQHAAAPDQILPGLDQLRSLREGKGIAIEALARTVGISPSYLALIESGERQPDAAIRRSLAWELTVPGWREES, from the coding sequence ATGGATATTCAGATAATCACACGCGACGGAGAGCCCGAATACGCGGTTTTGCCGTGGGAGCAGTACCAGTCGTTGTTGAAGGCAGCAGGCATCCATCAAGCACCGCCGCAAGAGGCTACGGTCCAGCACGCGGCGGCACCGGACCAGATTCTTCCTGGCCTGGATCAATTACGCAGTTTGCGCGAAGGGAAGGGCATCGCCATCGAGGCGCTGGCCCGCACGGTAGGTATCAGCCCGTCTTATCTGGCCTTGATCGAAAGCGGCGAGCGTCAGCCCGATGCCGCGATTCGGCGCAGTCTGGCCTGGGAATTGACGGTGCCGGGTTGGAGGGAAGAATCGTGA
- a CDS encoding c-type cytochrome: MRLLSRIFLLLLVLVLVAVAVVLYYVANPRLPFYTPVEQVHYLDQWSAAERQTYYFTPQGTQVKGLRYDWFTALELPFSQQRFASPEYLARFGFLVDPAQKASQNNPGNLPVGFARHQNPGSTEQFLDITCAACHTGELRFKGQAIRIDGGSAQHVLPSSVPTLRGGSFGQALVASLASTYYNPWKFERFARQVLGQDYDDARHDALRKTFKDSLDTFLRVAWNDTHRGLYPTEEGPGRTDAFGRIANASFGDAISAANYRVADAPVDYPQLWDIWTFDWVQWNGSAQQPMARNVGEALGVGATLNFFDAQGKPLQGDARYPSSVRVRDLHTIEETLQLLKPPVWPEALLGSIDKPLAAKGRALFTENCAGCHVPNVVQGPDRPTQQLHMLPVKVIGTDPGTANNIADHRFDLTSLQWDPAELAKLDVQLHPAPTQALDLSQVSVAKGLAYVTAFVENRAYRDAGVTPVERPAMDGFGLPIGVRELRAYKARPLAGVWATPPFLHNGSVPTIYQLLSPQDERATTFYKGSFEYDPRHLGYRTEAFTNGFLFDTRITGNHNSGHEFRAGEKGNGVIGRLLQPQERWALLEYLKVLGGPLESQL; the protein is encoded by the coding sequence GTGCGCCTCCTCTCTCGCATTTTCCTGCTGCTTCTCGTACTGGTGTTGGTCGCCGTGGCCGTGGTGCTTTATTACGTCGCCAATCCCCGCCTGCCGTTCTACACCCCCGTCGAACAGGTGCACTACCTGGATCAATGGAGCGCCGCCGAGCGCCAGACGTATTACTTCACGCCCCAGGGGACGCAGGTCAAAGGCCTGCGCTACGACTGGTTCACGGCCCTCGAACTGCCGTTCTCGCAACAGCGCTTCGCGTCGCCTGAATACCTGGCGCGCTTCGGCTTTCTGGTCGATCCGGCGCAGAAAGCCTCGCAAAACAACCCCGGCAACCTGCCGGTGGGTTTTGCGCGACACCAGAACCCGGGCAGCACCGAGCAATTCCTGGACATCACCTGCGCCGCCTGCCACACCGGCGAACTGCGCTTCAAGGGCCAGGCGATCAGGATCGACGGCGGCTCGGCGCAACACGTGCTGCCCTCCAGCGTGCCGACCTTGCGCGGTGGCAGCTTCGGACAGGCACTGGTCGCCAGCCTCGCCTCGACCTACTACAACCCGTGGAAATTCGAACGTTTCGCCCGTCAGGTCCTGGGCCAGGACTACGACGATGCCCGCCACGACGCCTTGCGCAAAACCTTCAAGGACTCCCTGGATACGTTCCTGCGGGTCGCCTGGAATGACACCCACCGTGGCCTCTACCCCACCGAAGAAGGCCCTGGCCGTACCGACGCGTTTGGCCGCATCGCCAATGCCAGTTTCGGCGACGCCATTTCGGCAGCGAACTACCGGGTCGCCGACGCCCCGGTGGATTACCCGCAGCTATGGGACATCTGGACCTTCGACTGGGTGCAATGGAACGGCTCGGCCCAACAGCCGATGGCCCGCAACGTCGGTGAAGCACTGGGGGTGGGTGCCACGCTGAATTTCTTCGATGCCCAGGGCAAACCGTTGCAGGGCGATGCGCGCTATCCCTCCAGCGTGCGCGTGCGCGACCTGCACACGATCGAGGAAACCCTGCAACTGCTCAAACCCCCGGTGTGGCCGGAAGCCCTGCTGGGCTCGATCGATAAGCCCTTGGCCGCCAAGGGCCGGGCGCTGTTCACCGAAAACTGCGCCGGCTGCCATGTGCCCAACGTGGTCCAGGGCCCCGACAGACCAACCCAGCAACTGCACATGTTGCCGGTGAAGGTGATCGGCACCGACCCGGGCACGGCCAATAACATTGCCGACCACCGCTTCGACCTGACCAGCCTGCAATGGGACCCGGCCGAACTGGCGAAACTGGACGTACAACTGCACCCGGCCCCGACGCAAGCGCTGGACCTGAGCCAGGTTTCGGTCGCCAAGGGCCTGGCCTACGTCACAGCGTTCGTCGAAAACCGCGCCTACCGCGACGCCGGCGTTACCCCGGTCGAGCGGCCGGCCATGGATGGCTTCGGCCTGCCCATTGGCGTGCGCGAATTGCGCGCCTACAAGGCGCGGCCACTGGCCGGTGTCTGGGCTACGCCGCCGTTCCTGCACAACGGCTCGGTGCCGACGATTTACCAGTTGCTGTCCCCCCAGGACGAACGGGCGACCACCTTCTATAAAGGCAGCTTCGAATACGATCCCCGGCACCTGGGTTATCGCACCGAAGCCTTTACCAACGGCTTTCTCTTCGACACCCGGATCACCGGCAACCACAACAGCGGCCATGAATTTCGCGCAGGCGAAAAGGGTAACGGCGTGATCGGTCGCCTGCTGCAACCGCAGGAGCGCTGGGCGTTGCTGGAGTACCTCAAGGTGCTGGGCGGGCCGCTGGAGTCGCAACTGTGA
- a CDS encoding RHS repeat-associated core domain-containing protein, translating into MDQVHRIEQELDSFKDTLSLYREQLERWYSRAAERASQAADLPSLMGMERLIRFGDSTTAVSTGDDDFLSTVVRCPQGGVMTIESKLESVYDIPLGDIVVDVVAVDSGEVTPVTLDAQGLGTFRGDEGRFYRVHVQSEVSPAQIDKLFSSYDGLTTKLTDWLRGEWQGFKPRWAQQSLATSAAAVGNGLLAGSWAAIEGVWDSLNLLSDILKDPGQFVDRLGSSANQLMKLAQDAPQVMAKLQLLASDEAALCLLVRTASLWLEMLPPSEIAGETSEALSTVVVQLLLDLLIGVVLTFAGAGAGVAYLAMRLAKHSASLMNAVQRFVSAIFAVVNGFMDYVDRYKTVAARGIAAGIKKGRMQLRWDAQRNTTLKKDEAHDAAPAQSKNPNGDSADSVALTRTDGCPVSMVTGEELLTLEDGTLDGRLPFVFTRLYRSSAADLDVGLGRGWSHALAHRLRLEGEQVTWIDQENRRTTFPLPNAQRPAIHNSLARAAIYLGSEPDELIIAQPGENAPFLHFRDGYLTALSDRYDNRLTIQRNIHGDISRLDNGAGRALRLRYEQHHLIALDYQSFHPALTLDEAWRTEQTLATYRYDARSRLIEATNAAGESERYDYDDAHVILQRQLAGGASFFWEWQGTGQAARCVRHWASFAQMDTRYSWGEDGSVTVRHLDGSQEVYVHDDRARLVRKVEPDGGEHLKAYDAQGRLIAEQDPLGAVTEYRYDEVGRLVALIPPEDAPTSYEYRNGFLHARSRGKAVWTYRRNDRGEVIEAIDPDQQRTRYAYDAHGQLLAIHYPDASEHRFTWNRLGQLTEETLPDASQRVFTYDALGRLLTRQDEHGGVTHYHWDAVGRLLQTTLPSGATRTWTYNAYGKVTAERDEQGRITRYEYADDLHLVSRRLNPDGSTLNYRYDSARLLLTEIENESGETYQLDYTPGGLIRQQVGFDGQRTTYAYDPNGHLLEKIEFGADGSQLVTAYQRDATGRLLIKTLPDGQTIQYRYDGLGRLVDVDDGTDHPLAFEYDAQDRLITEHQGWGTLRYGYDACGRLNHLRLPDNSQVDYHHAPGGALTAIDLNGARLTEHQLRGGRELQRQQGLLLSQYEHDEQGRLKAHTVRQNQQTLFWRDYAYSPKGNLAALSDSHRGRRDYQYDPLDRLTRIAHSHGEPTEHFAHDPAGNLLMQDRPGPTHLKGNRLRMEGDRHYDYDAFGNLIRERRGKAQALVTEYRYDSQHRLIGIITADGRETSYRYDAFGRRISKTVAGLTTEFFWQGDQLVAESSRQHHRSYLYEPGTFRPLALLDGKGLNACPFYYHLDHLGTPQELTHYGGQIVWSVRYHGYGKVREIQHGGGEQLDQPLRFQGQYFDPESGLHYNRHRYYNPETGRYLTPDPSKLAGGLNGYRYTLNPTGWVDPLGLVDCPGKGGCKPAVGEQDPAAKVGVDEGEPRLPKPTAAELAEKEVRRLDREQRMHMVGKHSPAVSDQVWKQRSIDGTDPITGKTPWHRKGNPSSRFYSWELQLKAYELAIRIKNNGHELMTDKSGSKYLRLDFPGAGEGYIPNAKNPSDPKLVKMDRIEMKFDRDTEIPFTLYPIK; encoded by the coding sequence ATGGATCAGGTGCACCGTATCGAGCAGGAGCTCGACAGTTTCAAAGACACCCTTTCTCTCTATCGCGAGCAACTGGAGCGCTGGTACAGCCGTGCGGCGGAGCGGGCCAGCCAGGCGGCCGACCTGCCTTCGCTGATGGGCATGGAGCGGCTGATCCGCTTCGGTGACAGCACCACCGCCGTCAGCACGGGCGACGATGACTTTCTCTCCACCGTTGTCCGGTGCCCCCAAGGCGGGGTGATGACGATCGAGAGCAAGCTCGAGTCGGTGTACGACATTCCGCTGGGCGACATCGTGGTGGATGTGGTGGCGGTGGACAGCGGCGAGGTCACTCCGGTCACCCTGGATGCCCAGGGCCTGGGAACCTTCAGGGGTGACGAGGGCAGGTTCTATCGGGTTCATGTCCAGAGCGAGGTATCGCCCGCTCAGATCGATAAGCTGTTTTCCTCCTACGATGGCTTGACCACGAAGCTGACAGACTGGCTGCGCGGCGAGTGGCAGGGTTTCAAGCCGCGGTGGGCGCAGCAATCCCTGGCGACCTCGGCTGCCGCAGTGGGCAACGGCTTGCTCGCCGGCAGTTGGGCGGCGATCGAAGGCGTGTGGGACAGCCTCAACCTGCTCTCGGACATCCTCAAGGATCCCGGGCAGTTTGTTGACCGCCTGGGTAGCAGCGCCAATCAGTTGATGAAGCTGGCGCAGGACGCGCCACAAGTAATGGCTAAGTTGCAACTGCTGGCCAGTGATGAAGCGGCGCTGTGCCTGCTGGTACGCACCGCCAGTCTCTGGCTGGAGATGCTACCGCCCAGCGAGATCGCCGGCGAAACCTCTGAAGCGCTCTCGACGGTGGTGGTGCAACTGCTGCTTGACCTGCTGATCGGCGTGGTGCTGACCTTCGCCGGCGCGGGGGCCGGCGTCGCTTACCTGGCGATGCGTCTGGCCAAGCACAGCGCGAGCCTGATGAATGCCGTACAGCGTTTCGTCAGCGCGATCTTTGCCGTCGTCAACGGTTTCATGGACTACGTCGACCGCTACAAGACCGTGGCGGCGCGGGGTATCGCAGCCGGGATAAAGAAGGGCCGGATGCAGCTACGCTGGGATGCGCAACGCAATACCACGCTGAAAAAAGACGAAGCCCACGACGCCGCCCCGGCCCAATCGAAAAACCCCAACGGCGACAGCGCCGACAGCGTGGCCCTGACCCGCACCGATGGCTGCCCGGTATCGATGGTCACCGGCGAAGAACTGCTGACCCTGGAGGACGGCACGCTCGACGGCCGGTTGCCCTTCGTCTTCACCCGCCTGTACCGCAGCAGCGCGGCGGATCTGGACGTGGGCCTGGGGCGTGGCTGGAGCCATGCCCTGGCGCACCGCCTGCGGCTTGAGGGCGAGCAGGTCACCTGGATCGACCAGGAAAACCGCCGCACCACCTTTCCGCTGCCTAACGCCCAGCGCCCGGCGATCCACAACAGCCTGGCCCGGGCGGCGATCTACCTGGGCAGCGAGCCGGACGAACTGATCATCGCCCAGCCCGGCGAAAACGCACCTTTCCTACACTTTCGCGACGGTTATCTGACCGCCCTCAGCGATCGCTACGACAACCGCCTGACGATCCAGCGCAACATCCATGGCGACATCAGCCGCCTGGACAACGGTGCCGGGCGTGCCCTGCGCCTGCGCTACGAGCAGCACCACCTCATCGCCCTCGACTACCAGAGCTTTCACCCGGCCCTGACCCTGGACGAAGCCTGGCGCACCGAACAGACCCTGGCGACCTACCGCTACGACGCACGCTCCCGGCTGATCGAGGCCACCAACGCCGCCGGGGAAAGCGAGCGTTACGACTACGACGATGCCCACGTCATCCTCCAACGGCAACTGGCCGGCGGCGCGAGCTTCTTCTGGGAGTGGCAGGGCACCGGACAGGCGGCCCGCTGCGTGCGGCACTGGGCCTCGTTTGCGCAGATGGACACGCGCTACAGCTGGGGCGAGGACGGCAGCGTCACGGTCCGGCACCTCGATGGCAGCCAGGAGGTGTATGTCCACGATGACCGGGCGCGGCTGGTGCGCAAGGTCGAACCCGACGGCGGCGAACACCTCAAGGCCTACGACGCACAGGGCCGGCTGATTGCCGAACAGGACCCGCTGGGTGCCGTCACCGAATACCGCTACGACGAAGTCGGACGGCTGGTGGCGCTGATTCCGCCCGAAGACGCGCCCACGTCCTACGAATACCGCAACGGTTTCCTGCACGCCCGTTCTCGCGGCAAAGCCGTGTGGACCTACCGGCGCAACGACCGCGGCGAGGTGATCGAGGCCATCGACCCGGATCAACAGCGCACCCGCTATGCCTACGACGCCCACGGGCAGTTGCTGGCGATCCACTACCCGGATGCCAGCGAACACCGGTTCACCTGGAACCGGCTCGGCCAACTGACGGAAGAAACCCTGCCCGACGCCAGCCAGCGGGTGTTTACCTACGACGCCCTGGGACGCTTGCTGACCCGCCAGGACGAACACGGCGGGGTGACGCACTACCACTGGGACGCCGTCGGCCGACTGCTGCAGACCACCTTGCCCAGCGGCGCGACCCGAACCTGGACCTACAACGCCTACGGCAAGGTCACCGCCGAGCGCGACGAACAGGGCCGCATCACCCGCTACGAATACGCCGACGACCTGCACTTGGTCAGCCGCCGACTCAACCCCGACGGCAGCACGCTGAATTATCGCTACGACTCGGCACGGCTGCTGCTGACCGAGATCGAGAACGAGTCCGGCGAAACCTATCAGCTAGACTACACCCCCGGCGGACTGATCCGACAGCAAGTCGGCTTCGACGGCCAACGCACCACCTATGCCTACGACCCCAATGGGCACCTGCTGGAAAAAATCGAGTTCGGTGCCGACGGCAGCCAGTTGGTCACCGCCTACCAGCGTGACGCGACCGGGCGCCTGCTGATCAAGACCCTGCCCGACGGCCAGACGATCCAGTACCGCTACGACGGGCTGGGCCGGCTGGTGGACGTCGATGACGGCACTGACCATCCGCTGGCCTTCGAATACGACGCCCAGGACCGGCTGATCACCGAGCACCAGGGCTGGGGCACCCTGCGCTATGGCTACGACGCCTGCGGGCGGCTCAATCACCTGCGCCTGCCGGACAACAGCCAGGTCGATTACCACCATGCCCCGGGTGGCGCGCTGACCGCCATCGACCTCAACGGCGCCCGCCTCACCGAACACCAGCTGCGTGGCGGCCGCGAACTTCAGCGTCAACAGGGCCTGCTGCTCAGCCAGTACGAACATGACGAACAGGGCCGGCTCAAGGCCCACACCGTGCGGCAAAACCAGCAAACGCTGTTCTGGCGCGATTATGCCTACAGCCCCAAGGGCAATCTCGCGGCCCTTTCCGACAGCCATCGAGGTCGGCGCGATTACCAGTACGACCCACTCGACCGGCTGACCCGGATCGCACATTCCCACGGCGAACCGACGGAACACTTCGCCCACGACCCGGCCGGCAACCTGCTGATGCAGGACCGCCCCGGCCCGACCCACCTCAAGGGCAATCGCCTGCGGATGGAGGGCGACCGCCACTACGACTACGACGCCTTCGGCAACCTGATCCGCGAACGCCGCGGCAAGGCCCAGGCCCTCGTCACCGAATACCGCTACGACAGCCAACACCGCCTGATCGGCATCATCACCGCGGACGGACGCGAAACGTCTTACCGCTACGACGCCTTCGGCCGACGCATCAGCAAGACCGTGGCCGGCCTGACCACCGAATTCTTCTGGCAAGGCGACCAACTCGTCGCCGAAAGCAGCCGCCAGCACCACCGCAGCTACCTCTACGAACCGGGCACCTTCCGCCCACTGGCACTGCTCGACGGCAAAGGCCTCAACGCCTGCCCGTTCTACTACCACCTCGACCACCTGGGCACGCCCCAGGAACTGACCCACTACGGCGGACAGATCGTCTGGTCGGTGCGCTACCACGGCTACGGCAAAGTCCGCGAGATCCAGCACGGCGGCGGCGAACAACTGGACCAACCGCTGCGCTTCCAGGGCCAGTACTTCGACCCGGAAAGCGGCCTGCACTACAACCGGCACCGCTACTACAATCCGGAAACGGGCCGCTATTTGACGCCTGACCCGAGTAAGTTGGCGGGTGGGCTCAATGGGTATCGGTACACCCTGAACCCGACGGGGTGGGTGGATCCGTTGGGGTTGGTGGATTGCCCGGGGAAGGGGGGGTGCAAGCCGGCGGTTGGGGAGCAGGATCCGGCTGCCAAGGTTGGGGTGGATGAGGGGGAGCCGCGGCTGCCTAAGCCAACTGCCGCAGAGCTGGCAGAAAAAGAGGTCAGGCGTTTAGATAGAGAACAACGCATGCATATGGTTGGTAAGCATAGCCCCGCAGTTTCAGATCAGGTATGGAAGCAACGATCAATTGACGGTACAGATCCCATTACCGGCAAGACCCCTTGGCATAGGAAAGGGAATCCAAGTTCAAGATTCTACAGTTGGGAGTTACAGCTGAAAGCCTATGAATTAGCAATTAGAATAAAGAATAATGGTCATGAACTAATGACGGATAAAAGCGGAAGCAAATACCTGCGGTTGGACTTTCCTGGCGCGGGAGAAGGTTATATTCCAAATGCTAAAAATCCAAGTGATCCAAAATTGGTTAAAATGGATCGAATAGAAATGAAGTTTGATCGAGATACTGAAATTCCATTCACACTGTATCCAATTAAATAG
- a CDS encoding FKBP-type peptidyl-prolyl cis-trans isomerase, whose amino-acid sequence MKQHRLAAAVALVGLVLAGCDSQTSVELKTPAQKASYGIGLNMGKSLAQEGMDDLDSKAVAQGIEDAVGKKEQKLKDEELVEAFAALQKRAEERMAKMSEESAAAGKKFLEENGKKAGVTTTASGLQYEVVKKADGPQPKPTDVVTVHYTGKLTNGTVFDSSVERGSPIDLPVSGVIPGWVEGLQLMHVGEKYKLYIPSDLAYGAQSPSPAIPANSVLVFDLELLAIKDPAKEDAAK is encoded by the coding sequence ATGAAACAGCATCGGTTGGCGGCGGCGGTTGCCCTGGTTGGCCTGGTACTCGCAGGTTGCGACTCGCAGACCAGCGTTGAGCTGAAAACCCCGGCGCAGAAAGCTTCCTACGGTATCGGCCTGAACATGGGCAAAAGCCTGGCTCAGGAAGGTATGGACGACCTGGACTCCAAAGCGGTCGCCCAGGGCATCGAAGATGCCGTCGGCAAGAAAGAACAGAAGCTGAAAGACGAAGAACTGGTCGAAGCCTTTGCCGCACTGCAAAAGCGTGCCGAAGAGCGCATGGCCAAGATGAGTGAAGAGTCGGCGGCCGCCGGCAAGAAATTCCTCGAGGAAAACGGCAAGAAGGCTGGCGTGACCACCACCGCCTCCGGCTTGCAGTACGAAGTGGTCAAGAAAGCTGACGGTCCACAGCCCAAACCGACCGACGTCGTGACTGTCCACTACACCGGCAAGCTGACCAACGGCACCGTGTTCGACAGCTCCGTGGAGCGTGGCAGCCCGATCGACCTGCCGGTCAGCGGTGTGATCCCGGGTTGGGTCGAAGGTCTGCAACTGATGCATGTCGGCGAGAAGTACAAGCTGTACATCCCGAGCGACCTGGCCTACGGTGCCCAGAGCCCGAGCCCTGCGATCCCTGCCAACTCGGTTCTGGTCTTCGACCTGGAACTGCTGGCAATCAAGGATCCGGCAAAAGAAGACGCAGCCAAGTAA
- a CDS encoding methyl-accepting chemotaxis protein: protein MGETLRNLIGGIRDGVTQISSAAAELSAVTEQTSAGVNSQKVETDQVATAMHEMTATVQEVARNAEQASRAAADADGQAREGDQVVAEVIAQFEHLAAQVMRSTEAMVLLQQESNKIGSVMDVIKAVAEQTNLLALNAAIEAARAGEAGRGFAVVADEVRGLAQRTQQSTEEIEGLVAGLQNGTRQVTSLMSQSRNLTDSSVELTRKAGVSLGNITRTVSSIQMMNQQIAAAAEQQSAVAEEISRSIVNVRDVSEQTAAASDETAASSVELARLGNQLQMMVSHFKV from the coding sequence ATGGGCGAGACCCTGCGCAACCTTATCGGCGGTATTCGTGACGGCGTCACGCAGATATCTAGCGCAGCGGCGGAGCTATCGGCCGTGACCGAACAGACCAGCGCCGGAGTCAACAGCCAGAAAGTCGAGACCGACCAGGTCGCCACTGCCATGCACGAAATGACTGCTACCGTGCAGGAAGTCGCACGCAACGCCGAACAGGCTTCACGTGCCGCCGCCGACGCCGACGGACAGGCCCGTGAAGGTGACCAGGTGGTTGCCGAGGTCATCGCGCAGTTCGAACACCTGGCTGCTCAAGTTATGCGCTCTACCGAGGCGATGGTTCTCTTGCAGCAGGAAAGCAACAAGATCGGCAGCGTTATGGACGTGATCAAGGCCGTGGCGGAACAGACGAACCTGCTGGCCCTTAACGCTGCCATCGAAGCGGCCCGCGCCGGCGAGGCCGGTCGTGGTTTTGCCGTGGTCGCCGACGAAGTCCGCGGCTTGGCCCAGCGTACTCAACAGTCCACCGAGGAAATCGAGGGGCTGGTCGCCGGTCTACAAAATGGCACGCGGCAGGTCACCAGCTTGATGAGCCAGAGCCGCAACCTGACCGATAGCAGCGTTGAATTGACGCGCAAGGCCGGTGTGTCATTGGGAAATATCACCCGCACCGTTTCAAGCATCCAGATGATGAACCAGCAGATTGCTGCCGCCGCGGAGCAACAAAGTGCCGTGGCCGAAGAGATCAGCCGCAGCATCGTCAACGTACGCGACGTCTCCGAACAGACCGCTGCCGCCAGCGACGAAACGGCCGCATCGAGTGTCGAACTGGCGCGATTGGGTAACCAGTTGCAGATGATGGTCAGCCATTTCAAGGTCTGA
- a CDS encoding catalase family protein — MLTTLWLRLGAFLGKTFLWLLGIGLLGWALATAWFAWQHSGPVSDKEQMPPGETAMTQEIIQTAIRIVDQHREGTRYLRDAHAKAHGCVMAEVQVPSDLPAPLRQGVFAEPGKVWQATMRLSNGNAYPQFDSLRDARGMALKLLNVPGKQLLGERQAQAEQDFVMFNHPNFFVSDVAEYRQNVAAQADGKKVMAFFPGLDPRSWQIRHLFIALATLSPAPASPTQTTYFSVSPYKFGEANAKFRVAPDPDSCPSYILPPQNQALPNFLRSALHQQLSTDRVPACFVLQIQRQDPGKYMPIEDTSIEWRESDAPFETVARIKVPPQDFDTPKLNLACDNQSFNPWFGIEAHRPIGGINRLRKAVYEAVSDYRHSRNAEQ, encoded by the coding sequence ATGCTGACCACGCTCTGGCTGCGCCTCGGTGCTTTTCTGGGCAAGACATTCCTGTGGCTGCTGGGCATCGGCTTGCTCGGCTGGGCACTCGCCACAGCGTGGTTCGCCTGGCAACACAGCGGACCGGTTTCGGACAAGGAACAGATGCCGCCCGGCGAAACCGCCATGACCCAGGAGATCATCCAGACCGCCATCCGCATCGTCGACCAGCATCGCGAAGGCACGCGTTATCTGCGCGACGCCCATGCCAAGGCACACGGCTGCGTGATGGCTGAAGTCCAGGTACCGAGCGACCTGCCGGCGCCCCTGCGCCAGGGCGTGTTTGCCGAGCCGGGAAAGGTCTGGCAAGCGACGATGCGCCTGTCCAATGGCAACGCGTACCCGCAATTCGATAGCCTGCGGGATGCGCGAGGGATGGCTCTCAAGCTGCTGAACGTGCCGGGCAAGCAATTGCTGGGCGAGCGACAGGCACAGGCTGAACAGGATTTCGTGATGTTCAATCACCCGAACTTCTTCGTCAGTGATGTCGCCGAGTACCGTCAGAATGTGGCCGCCCAGGCTGACGGAAAAAAAGTCATGGCGTTCTTTCCTGGACTGGATCCGCGCAGTTGGCAGATCCGCCACCTGTTCATCGCCCTGGCAACCCTGTCACCGGCTCCCGCCAGTCCGACACAAACGACGTATTTTTCGGTATCGCCCTACAAGTTCGGCGAGGCCAACGCCAAGTTTCGCGTAGCGCCAGACCCGGACAGTTGCCCGAGCTATATCCTGCCGCCACAAAACCAGGCACTGCCGAACTTTCTGCGAAGTGCGTTGCATCAGCAGTTATCCACAGACCGGGTGCCGGCGTGTTTTGTCCTGCAGATCCAGCGTCAGGACCCAGGCAAATACATGCCGATCGAAGACACCAGCATTGAATGGCGAGAAAGTGACGCGCCGTTCGAGACGGTGGCGCGAATCAAGGTACCGCCCCAGGACTTCGACACCCCCAAGCTGAACCTGGCCTGCGACAACCAGTCGTTCAATCCCTGGTTCGGCATCGAGGCGCATCGCCCCATCGGCGGCATCAACCGTTTGCGTAAAGCGGTGTATGAGGCGGTCAGCGACTACCGTCACAGCCGCAACGCCGAGCAGTAG
- a CDS encoding YkvA family protein has translation MKAPWNFARFLPLAGRLLARGRLPTLLFAVARKGAREGGRLGRLKDDLRLLQALCLAYWRGEYRAVSAKSLLSVVAGLMYFLSPLDAIPDLLPVFGMIDDIAVLAWIMKTLDDELSAFRAWRDAQSPDKLARVERLPDTPQQLQLQEQKKP, from the coding sequence ATGAAGGCACCGTGGAATTTTGCACGATTCCTGCCTTTGGCGGGACGGCTGCTGGCCCGTGGCCGATTGCCGACGCTGTTGTTTGCCGTCGCCCGCAAAGGGGCCCGGGAGGGCGGACGGCTGGGCAGGCTCAAGGACGATCTGCGTTTATTGCAGGCGCTGTGCCTGGCCTACTGGCGCGGCGAATACCGGGCGGTCAGTGCCAAGTCGCTGCTATCGGTGGTGGCGGGGCTCATGTATTTCCTCAGCCCCCTGGATGCGATTCCGGATCTGCTGCCGGTGTTTGGCATGATCGACGATATCGCCGTGCTGGCATGGATCATGAAAACCCTCGATGACGAGCTCAGTGCCTTCCGCGCCTGGCGTGATGCGCAATCCCCCGACAAGCTCGCCCGAGTCGAAAGACTTCCTGATACCCCGCAACAACTCCAGCTCCAGGAACAGAAAAAGCCCTGA